A single genomic interval of Arthrobacter sp. NicSoilB8 harbors:
- a CDS encoding c-type cytochrome, protein MKALSQKRRHPLAAIALLLMGLLVTGGLYAVATTVNQAKADTATYSASDVEEGGKLFAANCATCHGMGASGSQAGPSLVGVGAAAVDFQVGTGRMPMQMNGPQAQKKPAQFNEEQTKQLAAYVASLGPGPAIPEAGVLDEKGDAAKGGELFRTNCAMCHNAAAAGGALTRGKFAPALAGVSGQHIYEAMVTGPQNMPVFSDANISPEGKRDIITYLKQIEANGSPGGADLGALGPVSEGLFVWIAGLGVIIAFTIWLTSRTS, encoded by the coding sequence GTGAAGGCACTCTCGCAGAAGCGACGTCACCCACTGGCAGCAATTGCGCTGCTGCTGATGGGCCTCTTGGTCACGGGTGGGCTGTACGCCGTTGCCACCACCGTCAACCAGGCCAAGGCCGACACCGCCACCTACAGCGCCAGCGACGTAGAGGAAGGCGGCAAGCTCTTCGCCGCCAACTGCGCCACCTGCCACGGCATGGGTGCCAGTGGCTCGCAGGCCGGACCGTCGCTTGTCGGCGTCGGCGCCGCTGCTGTTGACTTCCAGGTCGGCACCGGCCGCATGCCCATGCAGATGAACGGCCCGCAGGCCCAGAAGAAGCCCGCCCAGTTCAACGAGGAACAGACCAAGCAGCTGGCTGCTTACGTTGCCTCGCTCGGCCCCGGCCCGGCCATCCCCGAAGCGGGTGTGCTCGATGAGAAGGGCGACGCCGCCAAGGGTGGAGAGCTCTTCCGCACCAACTGCGCCATGTGCCACAACGCTGCCGCTGCCGGCGGTGCACTCACCCGGGGCAAGTTCGCCCCGGCCCTCGCGGGTGTCTCCGGCCAGCACATCTACGAAGCCATGGTCACCGGCCCGCAGAACATGCCGGTCTTCAGTGACGCGAACATCTCCCCCGAGGGAAAACGCGACATCATCACCTACCTGAAGCAGATTGAAGCCAACGGTTCACCCGGCGGCGCAGATCTTGGAGCTTTGGGACCGGTTTCCGAAGGTCTCTTTGTCTGGATTGCCGGCTTGGGCGTCATCATCGCGTTCACCATCTGGCTAACCTCCCGCACCTCCTAA
- a CDS encoding Rieske 2Fe-2S domain-containing protein has protein sequence MGNHSDGSPNHSGTVAKGGQNEVEKFQDPGIPPHRLRLADTDPRAAKKAERQVAILFGTSVVGTLIFLVSYFAIDLGNDSSIATIRLQNALLGIGTAFAMLGIGTGIVHWAKALMPDHEVSEERHAIRTEEDRQAAVRIVDDIVEETGIKRRPLIRNTLLGAVALAPLPALAIFGDLGPRPDFTLAHTLWAPAPDGRLKRLARDPDGTPIKAADVTIGSAFHVIPEGLNELSEGKLNEKAKSVVLLMRLDPSELHPSPERADWAYNGIVAYSKICTHVGCPVALYEQQTHHLLCPCHQSTFDLTQQCKVIFGPASRPLPQLPIAVDAEGYLVATSDFHEPVGPSYWEREQHVLIPNA, from the coding sequence ATGGGCAACCATAGTGACGGCAGTCCGAACCACTCGGGCACCGTAGCTAAGGGTGGTCAGAATGAGGTGGAGAAGTTCCAGGATCCTGGAATTCCCCCGCACCGTTTGCGCCTGGCTGACACGGACCCGAGGGCCGCAAAGAAAGCAGAACGGCAGGTAGCCATTCTGTTCGGCACCTCAGTCGTTGGCACCCTGATATTCCTGGTGTCGTACTTCGCGATCGATCTGGGGAATGATTCCTCGATCGCCACGATCCGTCTCCAGAATGCCTTGCTGGGCATCGGCACCGCGTTCGCGATGCTGGGCATCGGCACCGGCATCGTCCACTGGGCCAAAGCCCTGATGCCGGACCACGAGGTCTCGGAAGAGCGCCACGCGATCCGCACCGAGGAAGACCGCCAGGCTGCCGTCCGCATCGTTGATGACATTGTGGAGGAAACCGGCATCAAGCGCCGGCCGCTGATCCGCAACACCCTGCTTGGCGCGGTCGCGCTTGCGCCCCTGCCGGCATTGGCCATCTTCGGTGACCTCGGCCCCCGGCCGGACTTCACGCTGGCCCACACGTTGTGGGCTCCGGCTCCGGACGGCAGGCTGAAGCGCCTTGCCCGCGACCCCGATGGCACTCCCATCAAGGCCGCGGACGTAACCATCGGCTCCGCTTTCCACGTCATCCCGGAAGGGCTGAACGAACTGAGTGAAGGCAAGCTGAACGAGAAGGCCAAGTCTGTTGTCCTGCTCATGCGACTGGACCCGAGCGAGCTCCACCCTTCCCCGGAACGCGCCGATTGGGCGTACAACGGCATCGTCGCGTACTCCAAGATCTGTACCCACGTTGGTTGCCCTGTTGCCCTGTACGAGCAGCAGACCCACCACCTGCTGTGCCCGTGCCACCAGTCAACCTTTGACCTGACTCAACAGTGCAAGGTTATCTTCGGCCCGGCCAGCCGCCCTCTTCCCCAGCTGCCTATCGCAGTCGACGCCGAGGGCTACCTGGTCGCCACGAGCGACTTCCATGAACCCGTCGGACCGAGCTACTGGGAGCGTGAGCAGCATGTCCTCATCCCTAACGCCTGA
- a CDS encoding ubiquinol-cytochrome c reductase cytochrome b subunit — protein MSSSLTPDAPVFVAKTSGGRITDFVDQRVGGSGILREFGRKVFPDHWSFMFGEVALYSFVILLLSGTFLTFFFDPSMAETHYAGSYTPLKNVEMSVAYSSSLNISFDVRGGLFMRQVHHWSALLFVASVSVHMLRVFFTGAFRKPRELNWVVGGVLLILSMAAGFTGYSLPDDLLSGNGLRIIDGVIKSIPVIGTYTSFFLFGGEFPGTMIISRLYMLHILLVPALILLMIVMHLFMVVVHKHTQYPGPGRNDGNVVGYPLGPVYAAKAGGFFFIVFGVVAIMAAFFTINPIWNYGPYDPSPVSAGTQPDWYIGFVDGALRLMPGTIGDWKVEQVWFGYVFTFNVLLPALVPAGILFTVMFTYPWIERWITKDNREHHVLDRPRNAPTRTAIGMAGFVWYCVMWAAAGSDLIATHFHVALNDVTYWLRALFFIGPVIAFIVTKRVALALQRKDREIALHGRETGRIVRLPHGEFIEVHAPLDEYKRYKLVGFESPAPLPAVPNEHGVVDRKENRRAKLSRWFFEDRVAPVTPAELEAAHGHHGGHEAVEAADAQKTLSH, from the coding sequence ATGTCCTCATCCCTAACGCCTGATGCCCCCGTCTTTGTCGCCAAGACTTCGGGCGGCCGCATCACAGACTTCGTCGACCAGCGTGTTGGCGGCTCCGGCATCCTCCGCGAGTTCGGCCGGAAGGTCTTCCCGGACCACTGGTCGTTCATGTTCGGTGAAGTGGCGCTGTATTCCTTCGTCATTCTGCTCCTCTCGGGAACGTTCCTGACGTTCTTCTTCGATCCGTCCATGGCGGAGACGCACTACGCCGGCTCGTACACGCCGCTGAAGAACGTTGAAATGTCCGTGGCGTACAGCTCGTCCCTGAACATCTCCTTTGATGTCCGCGGCGGTCTGTTCATGCGCCAGGTGCACCACTGGTCGGCCCTGCTGTTCGTCGCCTCGGTCTCCGTGCACATGCTCCGGGTGTTCTTCACCGGCGCGTTCCGCAAGCCCCGCGAACTGAACTGGGTGGTGGGCGGTGTCCTGCTCATCCTCTCCATGGCCGCAGGCTTCACCGGCTACTCGCTCCCCGATGACCTGCTCTCCGGCAACGGCCTGCGCATCATCGACGGCGTCATCAAGTCCATCCCGGTCATCGGCACGTACACCTCGTTCTTCCTCTTCGGCGGCGAGTTCCCGGGCACCATGATCATCAGCCGCCTGTACATGCTGCACATCCTCCTGGTTCCCGCGCTCATCCTGCTGATGATCGTGATGCACCTCTTCATGGTGGTTGTTCACAAGCACACGCAGTACCCCGGCCCCGGCCGCAACGACGGCAACGTCGTCGGCTACCCCCTGGGACCGGTCTACGCGGCGAAGGCCGGCGGGTTCTTCTTCATCGTGTTCGGTGTCGTTGCCATCATGGCCGCGTTCTTCACCATCAACCCGATCTGGAACTACGGCCCGTACGACCCCTCACCGGTGTCGGCAGGCACACAGCCTGACTGGTACATCGGCTTCGTTGACGGCGCCCTGCGCCTGATGCCGGGCACGATCGGTGACTGGAAAGTCGAGCAGGTGTGGTTCGGCTACGTCTTCACCTTCAACGTTCTCCTGCCGGCCCTTGTCCCGGCGGGCATCCTGTTCACGGTCATGTTCACCTACCCCTGGATCGAACGCTGGATCACCAAGGACAACCGCGAGCACCACGTCCTGGACCGTCCCCGCAATGCTCCGACCCGTACGGCCATCGGCATGGCCGGCTTCGTCTGGTACTGCGTCATGTGGGCAGCCGCAGGTTCCGACCTCATCGCGACCCACTTCCACGTGGCCCTGAACGATGTGACCTACTGGTTGCGCGCACTGTTCTTCATCGGCCCGGTCATCGCCTTCATCGTGACCAAGCGCGTAGCCCTGGCGCTGCAGCGCAAGGACCGCGAGATTGCTCTGCACGGCCGCGAAACCGGCCGCATCGTGCGCCTGCCGCACGGCGAGTTCATCGAGGTTCACGCCCCGCTGGACGAGTACAAGCGCTACAAGCTGGTCGGCTTCGAGTCACCGGCCCCGCTGCCCGCGGTGCCGAACGAGCACGGCGTCGTGGACCGCAAGGAAAACCGCCGCGCGAAGCTCTCCCGCTGGTTCTTCGAGGACCGGGTCGCACCGGTCACTCCCGCTGAGCTGGAGGCCGCCCACGGCCACCACGGCGGCCACGAGGCCGTCGAGGCAGCAGATGCGCAGAAGACGCTGAGCCACTAG
- a CDS encoding GntR family transcriptional regulator, protein MASSNASRMLGEIDRQSGIPIYVQLREILRAHIAAACPPGSALPSERDLAVRFGLARMTVRQAIDALVGEEVIERVVGLGTFVRKPKLDLQVKLTSYSEEMQRRGMVPAAKVLSFEQIGASAFLARELQLEEGTPLVRFRRLLLADNEPMSVDENFIPAHRVPGLLDGEPPTSLYNVLSERYGLVMEWGEDMIEATAASPSTARLLNVEVGTPLLKIQRHAFVARAMVDYSVSYYRADRYKLWVPLQRPGVRPTRNYASGYRP, encoded by the coding sequence ATGGCCTCCTCTAACGCGTCCCGGATGCTCGGCGAGATTGACCGGCAGAGCGGCATTCCCATCTATGTGCAGCTGCGGGAGATCCTCAGGGCGCACATTGCTGCCGCGTGCCCGCCGGGTTCGGCCCTGCCGTCCGAGCGCGACCTCGCTGTGCGGTTCGGTCTCGCCCGGATGACCGTCCGGCAGGCCATCGACGCGCTCGTGGGCGAGGAAGTGATTGAACGCGTCGTGGGGCTGGGCACGTTCGTGCGCAAGCCCAAGCTTGACCTGCAGGTCAAGCTGACGTCCTACAGCGAGGAGATGCAGCGCCGCGGCATGGTGCCCGCAGCCAAGGTCTTGAGCTTCGAACAGATCGGCGCCAGCGCTTTCCTGGCCCGCGAGCTGCAGCTGGAGGAGGGCACGCCCCTGGTCAGGTTCCGGCGGCTCCTGCTGGCCGACAACGAGCCCATGAGCGTTGACGAGAACTTCATCCCGGCACACCGGGTGCCAGGGCTGCTCGACGGCGAGCCGCCCACATCCCTCTACAACGTGCTCAGCGAACGCTACGGACTGGTCATGGAATGGGGCGAGGACATGATCGAGGCGACGGCCGCATCGCCGTCCACCGCCCGGCTCCTGAACGTCGAGGTCGGCACTCCGCTGCTGAAGATCCAGCGCCACGCCTTCGTGGCCCGCGCCATGGTCGACTACTCCGTGTCCTACTACCGGGCCGACCGATACAAACTCTGGGTGCCGCTGCAGCGGCCCGGCGTCCGGCCCACCCGCAACTACGCCTCAGGGTACCGCCCCTAG
- a CDS encoding HPr family phosphocarrier protein, giving the protein MPVRKAIVTAAIGLHARPAAVFVRAVTATGLPVTISKDGRPGVDARSLLEVMTEDFECGCEVELAVAADALPARCSLTEAENALEELRILLESAAAA; this is encoded by the coding sequence TTGCCAGTTCGCAAGGCAATCGTCACGGCCGCCATCGGCCTCCACGCCCGGCCGGCAGCCGTTTTTGTCCGGGCCGTCACGGCCACCGGCCTCCCGGTAACCATCAGCAAGGACGGCAGACCCGGCGTGGACGCCCGTTCCCTATTGGAGGTCATGACCGAGGACTTCGAGTGCGGCTGTGAGGTGGAGCTGGCTGTTGCGGCGGATGCCCTTCCGGCCCGCTGCAGCCTCACGGAGGCGGAGAATGCGCTGGAGGAACTCCGGATCCTGTTGGAGTCGGCAGCCGCCGCCTGA
- a CDS encoding cytochrome c oxidase subunit 4 translates to MKIESRIFGLGVFFFVPVAFIYGYLTHWSEWVGALAILLVGGLAGMIGAYLGFTGRRVGMRPEDRNDAEIHEGAGEQGHFSPWSWWPLVLGISCALGFLGLAVGWWIVFIAAGLAVVALVGWVYEYSRGDHAH, encoded by the coding sequence GTGAAAATCGAATCAAGGATCTTTGGCCTCGGCGTCTTCTTCTTCGTCCCGGTGGCGTTCATCTACGGCTACCTGACCCACTGGAGTGAATGGGTCGGCGCGCTGGCCATCCTGCTGGTCGGCGGCCTCGCCGGCATGATCGGCGCGTACCTCGGCTTCACCGGCCGACGCGTGGGCATGCGCCCCGAGGACCGCAACGACGCCGAGATCCACGAAGGCGCCGGCGAACAGGGACACTTCAGCCCCTGGAGCTGGTGGCCGCTGGTCCTGGGCATCTCTTGCGCCCTCGGGTTCCTCGGCCTGGCCGTGGGCTGGTGGATCGTCTTCATCGCCGCTGGCCTGGCGGTCGTCGCCCTGGTCGGCTGGGTCTACGAGTACAGCCGCGGTGACCACGCGCACTAG
- the ctaD gene encoding cytochrome c oxidase subunit I has product MATYTQSAGVLEAPVVPKSKGRIVVNWITSTDHKTIGYMYLIASFVFFCFGGIMALLIRAELFEPGMQILQTKEQYNQLFTMHGTVMLLMFATPLFAGFTNVIMPLQIGAPDVAFPRLNALAFWFFLFGSTIAVSGFITPQGAASFGWFAYAPLSNTTFSPGVGGDLWVFGLALSGFGTILGAVNFITTIICMRAPGMTMWRMPIFTWNALVTSILVLMAFPPLAAALFALGADRRFGAHIFDPENGGAVLWQHLFWFFGHPEVYIIALPFFGIVSEIFPVFSRKPIFGYKGLVYATISIAALSVTVWAHHMYVTGSVLLPFFSFMTMLIAVPTGVKFFNWIGTMWRGSITFETPMLWSIGFLATFLFGGLTGIILASPPLDFHVSDSYFVVAHFHYVVFGTVVFAMFAGFYFWWPKWTGKMLNERLGKIHFWMLFLGFHGTFLIQHWLGVEGMPRRYADYMPQDGFTWMNQFSTIASFVLGASLIPFFWNVYITWRSNERVEVDDPWGFGASLEWATSCPPPRHNFTSLPRIRSERPALDLHHPELSQSYTVDSPAPAAAALGNADQKDTAK; this is encoded by the coding sequence GTGGCAACTTACACTCAATCCGCCGGGGTCCTCGAGGCTCCCGTAGTACCCAAATCCAAGGGGCGCATCGTCGTCAACTGGATCACCTCGACCGACCACAAGACGATCGGGTACATGTACCTGATCGCCTCGTTCGTCTTCTTCTGCTTCGGCGGCATCATGGCGCTGCTGATCCGTGCCGAGCTCTTCGAGCCCGGCATGCAGATCCTGCAGACCAAAGAGCAGTACAACCAGCTCTTCACCATGCACGGCACCGTGATGCTCCTGATGTTCGCGACGCCGCTGTTCGCGGGCTTCACCAACGTGATCATGCCGCTGCAGATCGGTGCCCCCGACGTCGCGTTCCCGCGACTGAACGCACTGGCCTTCTGGTTCTTCCTCTTCGGCTCCACGATTGCCGTCTCCGGATTCATCACCCCGCAGGGTGCCGCGTCCTTCGGCTGGTTCGCCTACGCGCCGCTGTCCAACACGACGTTCAGCCCCGGCGTGGGCGGTGACCTCTGGGTCTTCGGCCTGGCACTCTCCGGTTTCGGCACCATCCTTGGCGCCGTCAACTTCATCACCACGATCATCTGCATGCGCGCCCCGGGCATGACCATGTGGCGGATGCCGATCTTCACCTGGAACGCCCTCGTGACGTCCATCCTCGTCCTGATGGCCTTCCCGCCGCTGGCTGCCGCGCTGTTCGCTCTCGGTGCCGACCGCCGCTTTGGCGCTCACATCTTCGACCCGGAGAACGGCGGCGCCGTCCTCTGGCAGCACCTGTTCTGGTTCTTCGGCCACCCCGAGGTGTACATCATCGCGCTGCCGTTCTTCGGCATCGTCTCCGAGATCTTCCCGGTCTTCAGCCGCAAGCCGATCTTCGGCTACAAGGGCCTGGTCTACGCGACCATCTCCATCGCCGCCCTGTCCGTGACCGTGTGGGCCCACCACATGTACGTCACCGGCTCGGTCCTGCTGCCCTTCTTCTCCTTCATGACGATGCTGATCGCCGTTCCGACCGGTGTGAAGTTCTTCAACTGGATCGGCACCATGTGGCGCGGTTCCATCACCTTCGAAACCCCCATGCTCTGGAGCATCGGCTTCCTGGCGACGTTCCTCTTCGGCGGCCTGACCGGCATCATCCTGGCCTCCCCGCCCCTGGACTTCCACGTCTCGGACTCCTACTTCGTCGTGGCGCACTTCCACTACGTGGTCTTCGGCACGGTCGTGTTCGCCATGTTCGCGGGTTTCTACTTCTGGTGGCCCAAATGGACCGGCAAGATGCTCAACGAGCGCCTCGGCAAGATCCACTTCTGGATGCTGTTCCTCGGGTTCCACGGCACCTTCCTGATCCAGCACTGGCTGGGCGTCGAGGGCATGCCCCGCCGCTACGCCGACTACATGCCGCAGGACGGGTTCACATGGATGAACCAGTTCTCCACCATCGCCTCGTTCGTCCTGGGCGCCTCGCTGATCCCGTTCTTCTGGAACGTCTACATCACCTGGCGCAGCAACGAGCGTGTTGAAGTTGATGACCCGTGGGGCTTTGGTGCCTCGCTCGAGTGGGCCACTTCCTGCCCGCCGCCGCGCCACAACTTCACATCCCTGCCCCGCATCCGCTCCGAGCGTCCCGCGCTGGACCTGCACCACCCGGAGCTCTCCCAGTCCTACACCGTCGACTCTCCTGCCCCGGCAGCAGCAGCCCTCGGTAACGCCGACCAGAAGGACACCGCCAAGTGA
- the coxB gene encoding cytochrome c oxidase subunit II, producing MSSQNRTGSRRKQISTITGLALAGALALTGCSPEVERGWLPTERGTTSNTDRIMDLWVNSWIAALVVGIITWGLMIWCIVAYRRRKGTVGFPRQSSFNLPLEVFYLTIPLFMVLVFFYFTDRDQQQIDDRSKPADVVVDVRGKQWAWDFNYKKGDVVTEDVHEAGVQAHLTGNNVDKEKLPTLYLPVNKSVDLELNARDVIHSFWVPAFLQKRDMIPGKTNYIRLTPTREGTYDGKCAELCGEYHSEMLFRVKVVSETEFQAHMNQLRQDGNTGLLGEEYDRNPAPTETK from the coding sequence GTGAGTTCGCAGAACCGAACCGGCAGCCGACGCAAACAGATCTCTACGATCACTGGCTTGGCACTAGCCGGCGCGTTGGCTTTGACTGGATGTTCACCAGAGGTTGAGAGGGGCTGGTTGCCCACCGAGCGTGGGACCACCAGTAATACTGACCGCATCATGGACCTCTGGGTCAACTCATGGATTGCCGCGCTGGTCGTCGGCATCATCACCTGGGGCCTGATGATCTGGTGCATCGTCGCTTACCGTCGCCGCAAGGGCACGGTGGGCTTCCCCCGCCAGAGCAGCTTCAACCTTCCCCTGGAAGTCTTCTACCTGACGATCCCGCTGTTCATGGTCCTGGTGTTCTTCTACTTCACCGACCGCGACCAGCAGCAGATCGATGACCGCTCCAAGCCGGCCGACGTCGTCGTCGACGTCCGCGGCAAGCAGTGGGCGTGGGACTTCAACTACAAGAAGGGCGACGTCGTCACCGAGGACGTCCACGAAGCGGGCGTCCAGGCGCACCTGACCGGCAACAACGTGGACAAGGAAAAGCTGCCCACCCTGTACCTGCCGGTCAACAAGTCGGTTGACCTCGAGCTCAACGCCCGCGACGTCATCCACTCCTTCTGGGTGCCCGCGTTCCTGCAGAAGCGGGACATGATCCCCGGCAAGACCAACTACATCCGGTTGACTCCCACCAGGGAGGGAACCTACGACGGCAAGTGCGCCGAACTTTGTGGCGAGTACCACTCCGAAATGCTGTTCCGCGTGAAGGTTGTCTCCGAGACGGAGTTCCAGGCGCACATGAACCAGCTGCGCCAGGACGGGAACACCGGCCTGCTCGGTGAAGAGTACGACCGCAACCCGGCCCCGACCGAAACCAAGTAA
- a CDS encoding iron-sulfur cluster assembly accessory protein — MSTTTNENSADATAPEAGELATHEVMLTDVAAGKVRSLLEQEGRTDLRLRVAVQPGGCSGLIYQLYFDERLLDGDAVRDYDGVEVVVDKMSVPYLSGASIDFEDTISKQGFTIDNPNAGGSCACGDSFH; from the coding sequence ATGAGCACTACAACCAATGAAAACAGCGCCGACGCCACGGCCCCCGAGGCCGGTGAGCTGGCCACGCACGAGGTCATGCTGACCGACGTCGCGGCCGGCAAGGTCCGCAGCCTCCTCGAGCAGGAAGGCCGCACCGATCTGCGCCTGCGCGTTGCCGTGCAGCCCGGCGGTTGCTCCGGCCTGATCTACCAGCTCTACTTCGACGAGCGGCTGCTCGACGGAGACGCCGTGCGAGACTACGACGGCGTGGAAGTGGTCGTCGACAAGATGAGCGTTCCGTACCTCAGCGGCGCCAGCATCGACTTCGAGGACACCATCTCGAAGCAGGGCTTCACGATCGACAATCCGAACGCCGGAGGCTCCTGCGCCTGCGGGGATTCATTCCACTAA
- a CDS encoding dipeptidase, producing MTSSTAGNPQTAMNHAGTIDADALRQAVTESFEQTISQLTDLVAIPGIAWPSFDPAPLNRSADAVAGLVRNSGFDDVRILRCDKEDGTPGGPAVVARRPAAAGKPTVLLYAHHDVQPTGDLALWETDPFTAVERDGRLFGRGAADDKAGILAHIAAYAAVTRVLGDELGLGVTFFFEGEEEAGSPTFRSFLETHRELLRADVIVVADSSNWKVGIPALTTSLRGLVDGTIEVKVLDHAVHSGMFGGPVLDAPTLLARLIATLHDDDGSVAIEGLVSRDDVTVDLTEAEYRADASVLDGVKLAGTGSIASRMWTKPALSIIGFDAPAVDVASNTLLPRARAKFSLRLAPGQDPAAAMAAVRKHVEANAPFGAHVVFTPGESGSSFLTDTTSKAATAAMWALGEAWGVPAVEMGIGGSIPFIADLTEIYPDVQILVTGVEDPDSRAHSANESLHLDDFRNAIIAEALLLARLNEDGAV from the coding sequence ATGACTTCATCAACCGCGGGGAACCCGCAGACCGCCATGAACCACGCCGGCACCATCGATGCCGATGCCCTCCGCCAGGCCGTTACCGAATCGTTCGAACAGACGATCAGCCAGCTGACGGACCTTGTAGCCATCCCGGGCATCGCCTGGCCGAGCTTTGACCCGGCTCCGCTGAACCGCAGCGCCGACGCCGTCGCCGGCCTCGTGCGGAACAGCGGCTTCGACGACGTCCGGATCTTGCGCTGCGACAAGGAGGATGGGACACCCGGCGGCCCCGCGGTAGTCGCCCGCCGCCCCGCCGCCGCGGGCAAACCTACGGTGCTGCTGTACGCCCACCACGACGTCCAGCCCACCGGCGACCTCGCGCTGTGGGAAACCGACCCCTTTACCGCCGTCGAACGCGACGGGCGGCTCTTCGGCCGCGGCGCCGCGGATGACAAAGCCGGCATCCTCGCCCACATCGCGGCGTACGCCGCGGTGACGCGCGTGCTCGGGGACGAACTGGGCCTGGGCGTGACGTTCTTCTTCGAAGGTGAGGAAGAGGCCGGGTCGCCGACGTTCCGGTCCTTCCTCGAGACCCACCGCGAACTGCTCCGCGCGGACGTGATCGTCGTGGCCGACTCCAGCAACTGGAAGGTCGGCATTCCCGCCCTCACCACGAGCCTGCGCGGCCTCGTGGACGGCACCATCGAGGTCAAGGTCCTGGACCACGCCGTGCATTCGGGCATGTTCGGCGGCCCGGTGCTCGACGCACCGACACTGCTGGCCCGCCTGATCGCGACCCTCCACGACGACGACGGCAGTGTCGCCATCGAGGGGCTGGTGAGCCGCGACGACGTCACCGTGGACCTCACCGAAGCGGAATACCGCGCCGACGCCTCGGTGCTCGACGGCGTGAAACTCGCCGGAACGGGAAGCATTGCCTCACGCATGTGGACCAAGCCCGCGCTGTCCATCATCGGCTTCGACGCCCCGGCCGTGGACGTCGCCTCAAATACGCTGCTGCCGCGGGCGCGGGCCAAGTTCAGCCTGCGCCTGGCTCCCGGGCAGGATCCGGCGGCGGCCATGGCGGCCGTCCGCAAGCACGTCGAGGCCAACGCCCCGTTCGGGGCCCACGTGGTGTTCACGCCGGGGGAGAGCGGCAGCTCCTTCCTGACCGACACCACCTCCAAGGCCGCAACGGCCGCCATGTGGGCCCTCGGGGAGGCCTGGGGCGTACCCGCCGTTGAAATGGGGATCGGCGGGTCCATTCCGTTCATCGCGGACCTGACGGAGATCTATCCGGACGTGCAGATCCTGGTGACGGGGGTCGAGGATCCCGACTCCCGCGCCCACAGCGCCAATGAATCCCTGCACCTCGACGACTTCCGGAATGCGATCATCGCCGAAGCCCTGCTGCTGGCACGCCTGAACGAGGACGGTGCCGTCTAA
- a CDS encoding DUF3043 domain-containing protein codes for MFGRKKEAPSAQDVVDQQAAEAAARGTVTGKGAPTPKRSAQEAARKRPLVPEDRKASKAAERAAVTEQRLKMRQAMDSGDEKFLPVRDKGPQKRFARDYVDARFSLGEYLMFGALLFVVISLLVPASSQQMIYVLGGFWVMFLAVFVDVFILSRKLRKRLGEKFGEVERGTVWYGSMRSLQFRRLRLPKPQVSRGQFPS; via the coding sequence GTGTTTGGACGTAAAAAAGAAGCGCCATCGGCGCAGGACGTAGTTGACCAGCAGGCGGCCGAGGCAGCAGCCCGGGGCACCGTGACCGGCAAGGGCGCGCCCACGCCCAAGCGCAGCGCCCAGGAGGCGGCCCGCAAGCGGCCGCTCGTGCCGGAGGACCGCAAGGCTTCCAAGGCTGCCGAGCGCGCGGCTGTCACGGAGCAGCGGCTTAAGATGCGGCAGGCCATGGACAGCGGTGACGAGAAGTTCCTGCCGGTCCGGGACAAGGGTCCGCAGAAGCGTTTCGCCCGTGACTACGTCGACGCCCGCTTCAGCCTGGGCGAGTACCTCATGTTCGGCGCGCTCTTGTTCGTAGTCATCTCGCTGCTCGTGCCGGCGTCCAGCCAGCAGATGATCTACGTCCTGGGCGGCTTCTGGGTCATGTTCCTCGCCGTGTTCGTGGACGTCTTCATCCTCTCCCGCAAGCTCAGGAAGCGGCTCGGCGAAAAATTCGGCGAGGTGGAGCGCGGCACCGTCTGGTACGGCTCCATGCGCTCCCTGCAGTTCCGCCGCCTGCGCCTGCCCAAGCCGCAGGTCAGCCGCGGCCAGTTCCCCTCCTGA